In Ancylobacter polymorphus, one genomic interval encodes:
- a CDS encoding phospholipase D-like domain-containing protein gives MSLVRVAIPVLQGRRKFHYDKGRPWTVLEQLLLSELDRGPTSVHALKERACIPERVIIEALIRLMRAGWVEMMQSPTAVQFQITPEGRVVKEYEQLPTAPRRLSRNMTFVIDQITGTLFRSRDLPFIHEHVVAKREEQGEAIIRIERPSRQLNEELRPLVDALFQSDEKFVGIDPYGNRLAKRWALVPVRDGQPEGLSPRTPPGLIDEIKKAAAAVSTKGNGGHQRMYTAAQLIGPETAQAVPPTRKIAFTTNDLIAGGPEHEAALKGAIGRARHRVLIHSTFVSAPRFAALLPDLRKAIALGVKVDILWGQDKNTDERRSTAKVVQQLRAELEAEGLDGLTIHPFSTGSHAKIVLADDGTPDKVIALVGSCNWLYSGFSSFEVSVRLRDFQLVADVIDQVAELSRGGNGHWTNLTSDLVAQAVHLRSLKSPSEGKASVCVLLGSSHAEVVREARDSADKTLVIASHRFAGAAKSLILAPVFAASKRARDLDVRLFYGEDSGAITATDIAGLTNEAAKVGVRIRPVHRPRLHAKFLTWDDDVAVITSQNWLSADSTDDNPRQEIGICVRSPGVGRILMERFDAATLAAGGG, from the coding sequence ATGAGCCTCGTGCGAGTCGCAATCCCGGTCCTGCAGGGTCGCCGAAAGTTTCATTACGACAAGGGCAGGCCTTGGACCGTCCTAGAACAATTGCTGCTATCCGAGCTCGACCGGGGGCCGACTTCTGTCCACGCGCTCAAGGAGCGCGCTTGCATTCCGGAGCGCGTAATCATCGAAGCGCTGATCCGCCTCATGCGCGCGGGTTGGGTCGAGATGATGCAGTCCCCGACCGCTGTGCAGTTCCAGATCACGCCGGAAGGACGTGTCGTCAAGGAATACGAGCAGCTGCCGACCGCGCCGCGACGCTTGAGTCGGAACATGACTTTCGTGATCGATCAGATCACAGGCACGCTCTTCAGGAGCCGGGACCTTCCGTTCATTCATGAACATGTCGTCGCCAAGCGAGAGGAGCAAGGCGAGGCGATTATCCGAATTGAACGGCCGTCACGCCAGCTAAATGAGGAACTCCGTCCGCTCGTCGACGCCTTGTTTCAGAGCGATGAGAAGTTCGTCGGTATCGATCCCTACGGCAATCGGCTCGCGAAACGCTGGGCGCTCGTGCCGGTCAGAGACGGCCAACCGGAAGGTCTCAGCCCGCGAACCCCTCCCGGGCTCATCGATGAAATCAAAAAGGCTGCGGCCGCCGTGTCGACGAAGGGCAATGGTGGCCATCAGAGAATGTACACTGCTGCTCAGCTGATTGGCCCGGAGACCGCTCAGGCCGTCCCGCCTACACGGAAGATTGCGTTCACGACGAACGACCTCATCGCCGGAGGGCCGGAGCACGAAGCAGCGCTGAAGGGGGCGATCGGGCGGGCGCGGCATCGCGTTCTGATCCATTCGACGTTTGTCTCCGCACCGCGTTTCGCCGCTCTTCTGCCCGACCTGCGCAAGGCCATCGCGTTGGGGGTGAAAGTCGACATTCTATGGGGCCAGGACAAGAACACCGACGAACGTCGCTCCACGGCAAAGGTCGTCCAACAACTGCGCGCCGAGTTGGAAGCTGAGGGCCTCGATGGTCTGACAATCCATCCCTTTTCGACGGGCTCGCACGCGAAGATCGTGCTCGCTGACGATGGTACGCCCGACAAAGTCATAGCTCTCGTTGGATCTTGCAACTGGCTGTACAGCGGCTTTTCAAGCTTCGAGGTTTCAGTCCGGCTGCGCGATTTCCAACTCGTGGCCGATGTGATCGACCAGGTCGCCGAGCTGTCGCGCGGAGGAAACGGTCACTGGACCAATTTGACGAGCGATCTCGTCGCTCAAGCGGTCCATCTACGGAGCTTGAAGTCTCCAAGCGAAGGAAAGGCGAGTGTCTGCGTGCTCCTGGGATCGAGCCATGCCGAGGTCGTCAGAGAGGCGAGAGATTCTGCGGATAAGACGCTGGTGATCGCCAGCCACAGGTTCGCCGGCGCTGCCAAGAGCCTGATCTTGGCGCCGGTGTTCGCCGCGTCTAAACGGGCACGCGATCTCGATGTCCGGCTGTTCTACGGAGAAGACAGCGGCGCGATCACCGCAACCGATATCGCAGGTCTCACGAACGAGGCAGCCAAGGTCGGTGTACGAATCCGGCCGGTCCACCGCCCACGTCTTCACGCCAAGTTCCTGACTTGGGACGACGATGTCGCGGTAATCACGAGCCAAAATTGGTTGTCTGCCGACAGCACGGATGACAACCCACGCCAGGAAATCGGCATCTGTGTACGCTCCCCAGGCGTCGGCCGAATTCTGATGGAGCGGTTCGACGCTGCGACCCTTGCGGCGGGTGGTGGCTAG